Part of the Ornithodoros turicata isolate Travis chromosome 6, ASM3712646v1, whole genome shotgun sequence genome, TTCGAGAAGACGGTAATGTCACACAGAGCGAAGAAAGCCGAAGTAAAGGGAGGCAAGGCATCAGCGACTTAGTGAAGAGCTTGAGACGTAAGGCAGTGTACAGTACGTCACTAGCCCATTCTCTGCATCATCAGTTGAAGCACCCCCGAAGAATCCTCCTTCGCCTACGATATTTTCTTCTGTCTCTCTGTAAGCAATAGCTAGGTTCCCACTTGTCAGGAAAAGGGAGGAGAAAAAGGAACAAAGATAACGACAAATAAGTGCGTGTGGCTTTAAgacgcgagacaactatgatcatgagcgacgccacagtgatcGACCCGTGGACTAATCCTGCCCACCCGAGAGGTCATTACCCTCCACTGAAATCTTAGCACACAGCACCCCGTGCTTAGCGTTCCTCGCGAAGTACGATGTCCCTAAGCGAATTGTACAATGACACTGAGATGTTGGCATTCCTGGCAGGGTTCCAAACCCGCAGCCTTGGGGTACAAACTAATGCAAAAAAATGAGGGGGCTCCCTCTCCGTTGCAGAGGTCCGCGAGGTTCTTGCCGTAGCATTTACTTCGGTGACTTTTGACTTGGTCAACCAATTTTACTCATTAATTCAGCGTGTTAATTAACAATTCTATAAATTTGGTTAATTTTATACCTACacctaacccccccccccccatatgtcccctgaaatttctcaagTGTAAACAATCGGAAAGACGCAAATTCTGCGTCAAAAAAATTGACCGCACATTTGCCCTGAATTTTTGGCGTACCTCTTTGAAAATGCTATTGAACATTTATTGAAAACCTTTTAGTGTGCCATGAAATCCTCTCTTTTCTCCGTCTTTCTTCCCCTTTGCATGGGTACTGTGGTGGTTGCATAATTTCAGCGTAACGCAAACACAGCCTGAGGACCACGAGGCGGTGGCACGCGACAGCGCCACGTGGCAAGTCACGTGGCTCTATAAAGCAACGGACGGACACAGATCGGTGGTTGGCCGCACAAAGCTAGCGCGTCAAAACGGCTAAAAGCGCCACGTAGCTTAATCAAGCACATTTCCTTACATGTACTTCCGTTTCAAGTCGAAAGCCGTTTAAAGTTGTACCGCGCGTGTCTTCATCTTTCATGTGCGTCGTTGCCAAAGTCCGCAGTCAGTGCTGAGCGATCAAGAAACGTTCATGCACAGAGAGCTACAGGAAAGGAAACGCTTCTCACACACAGTGGAAGCACATCAAACGCAACACTTATGCACCAGCCGTCAGGAGCGACTTTGTAGTCATGTTTCCTACACGCTGATAACGCATGGATGTATGCGTGCATACATAGACGATAAGGAAGTGCTGATCGCATGAAAAGGAAGAGTGGGCGGGTGGAACTGAANNNNNNNNNNNNNNNNNNNNNNNNNNNNNNNNNNNNNNNNNNNNNNNNNNNNNNNNNNNNNNNNNNNNNNNNNNNNNNNNNNNNNNNNNNNNNNNNNNNNGGCGGTGGAACAGAATATATGAGCTACGACATCTCTGTCCGTGCATAACTTCTTTAGTATTCCGCGCATTTGTTAATTTTCCCTCGAAATAAAATTCGCCGTTTGCTTTTTCCTGGCAAAGTAGAACGTGCAACGTCTCGACGTTCGGCTGGCTACAAGAAACGGAAGGATTGGGTGGAGGCTGGATCGACAGAGGGGGCCCTGGAAGGCGACGAATAAATGTCAGAGCGCTTCCTATACGCACGTGCACGCGTTTAATTAGGGACgaaaatgatgatttacataTTACTGGAGGGCGTGCACGACTACCGTGCAACCATACACTGGGTCCCAGTATTTTCATAGTACTGCTGGTAATATTTGCACAAGTACTGGGCGAGATATGGTTCGGCCAACCATGTCTTGTCCAAATGGAGCGGCGTGCTATCATGCATCATacgtactctattttaaatatgTGGTATCTTAGTGTTTTATTCAgtacttttccttttttaaaTTTGCAGTATAGTGGAGAGTTtcgtacatcgtacgctatcgcctttgcgtacgtaaaggatagcgttggtagttctgcgcacgcccataacagaaagagagcttcgcgcagtgcgcagaactaccaacgctatcccttacgtacgcaaattcgatggcgtacgatatactaaaactctctagtacTTTCTACTCAATACTATAATTACTTATGTTAAATATAGGAGACCTGAAGAGCGTTGAATCCCGTTTTCGTGATTTCGGTGTGCTGCTTCTGCCCACCATTCAATAACAACTGCAGATCTTCGTTATTAGTCATCCACTTGCGAAGATTCATTCCAGCTTCTTTCATGATCTGCAGTGCTTCTTGATGCAAAGCCCACGCTTCTTCTACTGAATCTGCTCCGTGACCAGATCGTCCACGTAGAATGACTGCTTAAGTTTCATCGCAGTTGCTTTGTACTCACCAGCTACGCCGGCAAGGTGATGCTGAATGGTAGCAGACAGGAGAAATGGGCTAGAAGTCGCTCCAAAAGGTACCCTCGTCATCCTCAGCGTTTGAACTGCGTGTGAAACATCAGGAATGGCCTCTGGACTTGGTGGCTGCTCGAGCCACAAGTATCGAAATACGTCTCGATCTTCTGGACGAATCTGAACTTGAAGAAATGCCTTTTCGATGTCCGCCGTAAGAGCTATCTTGTAGCTTCGAAAGCGGAGTAGCAACTGCAAGATGTCAGGGTTTAGACAGACTCCTTTATCCAAACATTCATTCAGCGACGGACAACTGGGGGCATGGGATGAAGCATCGAAAACAACTCGAACCTTGGTGGTGACACGATCTTCTCGAATGACAGCTGAATGGGGCATGTAGTATATTGGATTTTGCGTCTCTACTCGCTCATCGACAACTTCGGCATGTCCAAGATTGAAATACTCTCTTATGACGCTGTCATACCGCAACAGAAGACCATCTGTTCTTTGTAGCTTTATCAAGAGCTTCTTGAGTCGTGTCATTGAGACTTCAAAATTATCTTTAAGCAGGTTGGCCGGATCTTGCTTCCATGGTAACGCAACTTCATATCGCTCGTCATTTTGCGGACAGTCTCCGCGAAGTTCTCCAACCACAGGATTCTTCGAGGAAGCTGAGGGCTCTGGGTTGATTCCCATGTTGTCAATCTCCCAAAAGGAACGTAGAGTGGGTTCCCAAGTGACTTCGTCATCTCTCGAAGCCTCGTGTTGTGTGCGGCGCACACCCTGAGAACGCATGACACCAAAGACGACCTAACCAAGGTCTTCCTTGAAGTTCCATTCGTACTGAGACACGGGCAGGCCCTTGTACAGTCCAGCCCATGGAGGTGTTCATTGCTACAAGTTTGTCACAATCTTTGCTTCTGACGACTTCACCGGTGAGGATTCCCCACATCTGATCAGATCCGACTAATAAACTTATGTTATCACGTGACGTGTCACCAGGAAAGCAGCGTTCATCTGCAAGATATTTTCCGTCCTCTCAGTTCTTGAAGAAATTGCAAATCCTTTGAAGTGGCACGGATATCGTGGCAGATAACAGGAACAACAATGGCCTTGATCTCAAATTCCCGCATGTCAT contains:
- the LOC135398662 gene encoding uncharacterized protein LOC135398662, whose amino-acid sequence is MRSQGVRRTQHEASRDDEVTWEPTLRSFWEIDNMGINPEPSASSKNPVVGELRGDCPQNDERYEVALPWKQDPANLLKDNFEVSMTRLKKLLIKLQRTDGLLLRYDSVIREYFNLGHAEVVDERVETQNPIYYMPHSAVIREDRVTTKVRVVFDASSHAPSCPSLNECLDKGVCLNPDILQLLLRFRSYKIALTADIEKAFLQVQIRPEDRDVFRYLWLEQPPSPEAIPDVSHAVQTLRMTRVPFGATSSPFLLSATIQHHLAGVAGEYKATAMKLKQSFYVDDLVTEQIQ